In one Rugosibacter aromaticivorans genomic region, the following are encoded:
- a CDS encoding alpha-amylase/4-alpha-glucanotransferase domain-containing protein produces MPITLLFGVHAHQPVGNFPAVINDAHLRSYGMFLRVMECYPAFRFSVHFSGWLLDYLLAHYPADMARLAVMTRRGQVEWFGSGDCEPVLAAIPHRDRVTQITTLSDKIERHFGVRPAGAWLTERVWESSVVPALAETGIRYVAVDDYHFLCAGMAGRQLDSFYTTEDDGQRLDLFPIAEAARYRLPFSPALDAVAWLEDLARQGRRAAIYFDDIEKFGIWPETHEWVYEKGWLTQFVEGVLASPLIRTATYADYHAREKTRGIVYLPTTSYIEMNEWTLPAPRASVYRALVDTEKAAGRFEAHKPFLRGGIWRNFMSRYPEANWMHKRMLDISQRLARLPAAQRTAGMQEHLHRAQANDAYWHGLFGGLYLPHLRRAVWHNLLALEAALDPLAPAAALERRDLDNDGHDELLLRSGELLAVIREDGDAALVEFSSLPLAHNFGDTLRRHAETYHAKIGLSEGGLKNPSLDAGATAPTAEKSRIASAHDRIAFLQAIVPADAEPDVRPRGICIDSWVAADGTRHALDTYCRDTTPGHFAAAGDGWRVEKRYALQGDTLEIAYRITDGSGGVSTLDFPAEQLETQINLAMPSCDGYGGRYVLADGSIPGGFGQTLELSALHHITLEDAELGNQFSNQPGTLPAYRHGALQLVAVPQGYFPETSRDRDGFPETGSNKDSKLRGVSPAPTFTAQPHHTVSQSEAGFEKIMQAICLTLRWRVATGGWQRITLKVTSTA; encoded by the coding sequence ATGCCCATCACCCTTCTGTTCGGCGTTCATGCCCATCAGCCAGTCGGCAATTTTCCGGCGGTCATCAATGACGCTCACCTGCGCAGCTACGGCATGTTCCTGCGCGTCATGGAATGCTACCCGGCGTTCCGCTTCAGTGTGCATTTTTCGGGCTGGCTGCTCGACTACCTGCTGGCGCATTATCCCGCCGATATGGCGCGGCTGGCGGTCATGACCCGGCGCGGGCAGGTCGAATGGTTCGGCTCCGGCGACTGCGAACCGGTGCTGGCGGCCATTCCGCACCGCGACCGGGTAACGCAAATCACCACCCTATCAGACAAGATCGAGCGGCATTTCGGCGTGCGCCCTGCCGGCGCCTGGCTCACCGAACGGGTCTGGGAATCCTCCGTGGTGCCCGCACTAGCCGAGACCGGCATTCGCTACGTCGCTGTCGACGACTACCACTTTCTTTGTGCCGGGATGGCAGGCAGGCAGCTCGACAGCTTCTACACCACCGAAGACGATGGTCAGCGCCTCGACCTGTTTCCCATCGCCGAAGCGGCACGCTACCGGCTGCCCTTCTCGCCCGCGCTTGACGCCGTCGCCTGGCTCGAAGACCTGGCGCGGCAGGGACGCCGTGCCGCGATCTATTTCGACGACATCGAGAAATTCGGCATCTGGCCCGAGACCCATGAATGGGTATATGAAAAAGGCTGGCTGACGCAGTTTGTCGAAGGCGTGCTGGCTTCGCCCCTGATCCGTACCGCCACCTATGCCGACTATCACGCGCGCGAGAAAACACGCGGCATCGTCTATCTGCCGACCACCTCCTACATCGAAATGAACGAATGGACGCTGCCCGCACCGCGCGCCAGCGTGTATCGCGCACTGGTCGACACGGAAAAGGCAGCGGGCCGCTTCGAGGCGCACAAACCTTTTTTGCGCGGCGGCATCTGGCGCAATTTCATGTCGCGCTACCCGGAAGCCAACTGGATGCACAAGCGCATGCTGGATATTTCGCAGCGGCTGGCCCGGCTACCGGCAGCGCAACGCACGGCGGGCATGCAGGAGCACCTGCATCGCGCCCAGGCCAACGACGCCTACTGGCACGGACTGTTCGGCGGCCTCTACCTGCCGCATCTGCGCCGCGCGGTGTGGCACAACCTGCTGGCGCTGGAGGCCGCGCTCGACCCGCTGGCGCCTGCCGCCGCGCTGGAGCGCCGCGACCTCGACAATGACGGCCACGACGAGCTGCTGCTGCGCAGCGGCGAACTGCTGGCCGTCATCCGCGAAGACGGCGATGCGGCGCTGGTGGAGTTCTCCAGCCTGCCGTTGGCGCACAACTTCGGTGATACGCTGCGCCGCCATGCAGAGACCTATCACGCAAAAATCGGTTTGTCCGAAGGAGGACTCAAGAATCCGTCTCTGGACGCTGGTGCAACGGCGCCCACAGCGGAAAAAAGTCGCATCGCCTCAGCCCATGACCGCATCGCATTCCTGCAAGCCATTGTTCCGGCGGATGCCGAACCAGACGTCCGTCCACGCGGCATCTGCATCGATAGTTGGGTAGCCGCCGATGGCACACGCCATGCCCTGGACACCTATTGCCGTGACACCACGCCCGGCCACTTTGCTGCCGCCGGCGACGGCTGGCGCGTGGAAAAACGCTACGCGCTACAGGGGGATACGCTGGAAATTGCCTACCGCATCACCGATGGAAGTGGCGGGGTGAGTACGCTTGATTTCCCCGCTGAGCAGCTAGAGACGCAAATCAATCTCGCCATGCCCAGTTGCGATGGTTACGGCGGTCGTTACGTGCTGGCCGACGGCAGTATTCCCGGCGGCTTTGGCCAGACACTGGAACTTTCCGCCTTGCACCACATCACTCTTGAAGACGCCGAACTTGGCAACCAGTTCAGCAACCAACCCGGTACGCTACCCGCCTACCGGCACGGTGCATTGCAGCTTGTCGCCGTCCCTCAAGGGTACTTTCCAGAGACATCCAGAGACAGAGACGGATTCCCAGAAACGGGTTCAAACAAAGATTCAAAGCTTCGCGGCGTCTCACCAGCACCGACTTTCACAGCGCAACCACACCATACCGTATCGCAATCCGAAGCCGGTTTCGAAAAAATCATGCAGGCCATCTGCCTCACGCTCCGCTGGCGGGTCGCAACCGGCGGTTGGCAACGCATCACCCTCAAGGTAACTTCCACAGCATAG
- a CDS encoding glycoside hydrolase family 57 protein has product MKQLNLVFLWHMHQPDYRDHGNNLGVSKVGAGQTATDNAAGEFTLPWVYLHAMKDYVDMAAHLERYPEIRCVVNFVPVLLEQIEDYVQQFASRKFRDPLLRMLATPDLNHIPEVDRHLLLNTCFRSNHVTMLAPFPRYQYLHDLYLSLSREGDAMLAYLSGAYFSDLITWYHLAWTGETERRRNPLLATLISKGEGYDAADRQHLLASIGELITGLIPRWRALAARGQVELSATPQTHPLAPLLLDFHAARESLPDAQLPVSTTYPGGRSRVMTQIGSGRASHATRFGAPPAGMWPAEGAISAPFVQLLANAGCRWIASGEGVLKHSLAASGIHTTMHAAYRPWQLEGAPELTLFFRDDRLSDLIGFDYAKWHGRDAARHLVAQLDAILDAAPTDEAPVVSIILDGENAWEHYPYNGYYFFDDLYSLLKQHPRITTTTYARLLAQARPVVASPLPQLVAGSWVYGTLSTWIGNQQKNHAWDLLCAAKQSYDLVLASGRLSAEKSALATRQLAICESSDWFWWFGDYNPAANVASFDQLFRHNLVHLYHLLQLEPPAQLEIPISAGSSAATGGSMRRATESSA; this is encoded by the coding sequence ATGAAACAACTCAACCTCGTTTTCCTCTGGCACATGCACCAACCCGACTATCGGGATCACGGCAACAACCTGGGTGTTTCAAAAGTCGGCGCTGGTCAAACGGCGACAGACAATGCTGCCGGAGAATTCACGCTGCCCTGGGTGTACCTGCACGCCATGAAAGACTACGTCGACATGGCAGCACATCTGGAGCGTTACCCGGAGATCCGCTGCGTGGTGAATTTTGTGCCGGTGCTGCTGGAACAGATCGAGGATTACGTACAGCAATTCGCGAGCCGGAAGTTCCGCGATCCGCTGCTGCGCATGCTCGCCACACCTGATCTCAACCATATCCCGGAAGTCGATCGCCACTTGCTGCTGAATACCTGCTTTCGCAGCAATCACGTCACCATGCTGGCGCCCTTTCCCCGTTACCAGTATCTGCACGACCTCTATCTGAGCCTCTCCCGCGAGGGTGACGCGATGCTCGCCTATCTTTCCGGCGCCTATTTTTCAGACCTCATCACCTGGTACCACCTGGCCTGGACGGGCGAAACCGAGCGTCGCCGCAATCCGCTGCTCGCGACCCTGATCAGCAAGGGCGAAGGTTATGACGCCGCCGACCGGCAGCACCTGCTAGCCAGCATCGGCGAACTGATCACCGGCCTCATCCCGCGCTGGCGGGCGCTGGCGGCGCGGGGCCAGGTCGAGCTTTCGGCGACGCCGCAAACCCATCCGCTGGCCCCGCTGCTGCTTGACTTCCACGCCGCGCGCGAAAGCCTGCCTGATGCTCAACTGCCTGTCAGCACCACCTACCCGGGCGGGCGCAGCCGCGTCATGACCCAGATTGGCAGTGGACGCGCCAGCCATGCCACCCGCTTCGGCGCACCGCCGGCCGGTATGTGGCCTGCCGAAGGCGCCATCTCTGCGCCATTTGTCCAGCTTCTGGCCAACGCCGGCTGCCGCTGGATCGCCAGCGGCGAAGGTGTGCTCAAGCATAGCCTGGCCGCCAGCGGCATCCACACCACCATGCACGCCGCCTATCGTCCGTGGCAGCTGGAGGGCGCACCAGAGCTAACCTTGTTTTTCCGCGATGACCGGCTGTCCGACTTGATCGGCTTTGATTATGCCAAATGGCACGGACGCGATGCGGCAAGACATCTGGTCGCACAACTCGACGCCATTCTCGACGCCGCGCCGACGGACGAAGCGCCTGTAGTCAGCATCATTCTCGATGGCGAAAATGCCTGGGAGCACTATCCCTACAACGGCTACTATTTCTTTGACGATCTGTACAGCCTGCTCAAGCAACACCCGCGCATCACCACCACCACCTATGCCAGATTGCTGGCGCAAGCCCGGCCTGTCGTGGCATCCCCGCTGCCACAGCTGGTTGCAGGGAGCTGGGTGTATGGCACGCTGTCGACCTGGATCGGCAACCAGCAGAAAAACCACGCCTGGGATCTGCTCTGCGCCGCCAAGCAAAGTTATGACCTGGTGCTGGCCAGCGGCCGGCTGTCGGCGGAAAAGTCGGCGCTGGCGACACGGCAACTGGCCATCTGCGAAAGCTCGGACTGGTTCTGGTGGTTCGGCGACTACAACCCGGCGGCCAACGTTGCCAGTTTCGATCAACTGTTCCGCCACAATCTCGTCCACCTTTACCACCTGCTGCAACTGGAGCCCCCCGCCCAGCTCGAGATACCGATTTCTGCCGGATCAAGCGCAGCCACCGGCGGCTCGATGCGGCGCGCAACCGAATCGTCCGCCTAA
- the glgC gene encoding glucose-1-phosphate adenylyltransferase, which produces MSARHLTRATFGIVLAGGRGSRLMQLTDWRAKPAVPFGGKFRIIDFTLSNCVNSGVRRIGVATQYKAQSLIQHLQRGWSFLDGRFHEFIDILPAQQQVSEDWYRGTADAAYQNLGLIRRNRPKYVLVLSGDHVYKMDYGRILLDHVQTQADLTVACMDVPLTEASAFGIMDIGHDKRVSAFIEKPVHPSPLPHRPDRALANMGVYVFNADFLYEQLIRDKDDPDSAHDFGRNVIPHCVRHHRVFAHSFADSCVGMDSCGISYWRDVGTIDAYWEANMELTKVTPELNLYDEVWPIWTHQEQLPPAKFVFDDDGRRGMAVDSLVSGGTIISGATVHRSLLFSRVRVHSYAQIEDSVILPDVDIGRHAKLRRVVLDKHCHIPENMTIGYDAETDRRRFHVSEHGITLVTPEMLGQQAHHIIR; this is translated from the coding sequence ATGAGTGCCAGGCATCTGACACGCGCCACTTTTGGCATCGTGCTGGCCGGTGGCCGCGGCAGTCGTCTGATGCAGCTCACCGACTGGCGGGCAAAACCTGCCGTGCCTTTTGGCGGAAAATTCCGCATTATCGACTTCACGCTCTCCAATTGCGTCAATTCAGGCGTGCGCCGCATCGGTGTCGCCACGCAGTACAAGGCGCAAAGCCTGATCCAACATCTGCAACGCGGCTGGAGCTTTCTCGATGGGCGCTTTCACGAATTCATTGACATTCTGCCGGCGCAACAACAGGTCAGCGAGGACTGGTATCGGGGCACCGCCGATGCGGCATATCAAAACCTCGGCCTGATCCGTCGCAACCGCCCCAAATACGTGCTGGTACTCTCCGGCGACCACGTCTACAAGATGGACTACGGCCGCATCCTGCTTGACCATGTGCAGACCCAGGCTGATCTGACTGTCGCCTGCATGGATGTGCCCCTGACGGAGGCCAGCGCCTTCGGCATCATGGATATCGGCCATGACAAACGTGTTTCAGCCTTTATCGAAAAACCGGTCCATCCGTCGCCGCTGCCGCATCGCCCCGACCGCGCGCTGGCCAACATGGGCGTGTATGTATTCAACGCCGACTTCCTCTACGAGCAGCTGATCCGCGACAAGGACGATCCGGATTCGGCGCATGATTTCGGCAGGAACGTGATTCCGCATTGCGTACGGCATCATCGCGTGTTCGCCCACAGCTTCGCCGACTCCTGTGTCGGCATGGATAGTTGCGGCATTTCCTACTGGCGCGACGTCGGCACCATCGACGCCTATTGGGAAGCCAACATGGAGTTGACCAAGGTCACGCCCGAACTCAATCTCTATGACGAAGTCTGGCCCATCTGGACGCATCAGGAGCAACTGCCGCCGGCCAAGTTCGTCTTTGACGATGACGGCCGGCGCGGCATGGCGGTCGATTCACTGGTTTCGGGCGGCACCATTATCAGCGGCGCCACGGTACACCGCTCCCTGCTGTTTTCGCGTGTGCGCGTACATAGCTACGCGCAGATCGAGGATTCGGTGATCCTCCCTGATGTCGACATCGGCCGCCATGCGAAGCTGCGGCGAGTAGTCCTGGACAAGCACTGCCACATCCCAGAAAATATGACAATAGGCTATGATGCCGAAACCGACCGCCGACGCTTTCACGTCAGTGAGCATGGCATCACTCTGGTCACACCGGAAATGCTCGGTCAACAGGCACATCACATCATCCGCTGA
- a CDS encoding class I fructose-bisphosphate aldolase yields the protein MTNIPALLGNEADYLLNHACNTFPKTTLHLPGPDFIDRVVANSDRTPGTLRNFQQIFNTGRLAGTGYLSILPVDQGVEHSGGASFAPNPGYFDPENIVKLAIEGGCNAVASTLGVLGAVSRKYAHRIPFLVKLNHNEMLTYPTMHDQTLFTSVQKAFDLGAVAVGATVYYGSPESRRQILEVSEAFAHAHRLGMVTFLWAYLRNPGFKKDGVDYHEAADLTGQANHLAATIEADIVKQKQATNNGGFTAIGFGKTHPKVYSALTSDHPIDLVRYQVANCFMGRAGMINSGGASGENDLAQAVRTAVINKRAGGMGLISGRKAFQRPMAEGVQLLNAIQDVYLSRDITLA from the coding sequence ATGACGAATATCCCCGCACTCCTCGGCAATGAAGCCGACTACCTTCTTAATCATGCTTGCAACACCTTCCCCAAGACAACCCTGCACCTGCCGGGCCCGGATTTCATCGACCGGGTGGTAGCGAACAGCGACCGTACCCCCGGCACTCTGCGCAACTTCCAGCAGATATTCAACACCGGGCGGCTGGCAGGGACAGGCTACCTGTCGATCCTTCCAGTGGACCAGGGTGTGGAGCATTCGGGCGGCGCTTCTTTTGCGCCCAACCCCGGCTATTTCGATCCGGAGAACATCGTCAAGCTGGCCATCGAGGGCGGGTGCAACGCGGTGGCGTCCACCCTCGGCGTGCTGGGCGCGGTGTCCCGCAAGTACGCACACAGGATTCCCTTTCTGGTGAAGCTGAACCACAACGAGATGCTCACCTACCCGACCATGCACGATCAGACCTTGTTCACCAGCGTGCAAAAGGCCTTCGACCTGGGTGCGGTGGCAGTGGGGGCGACGGTATATTACGGCTCGCCGGAATCCCGGCGGCAGATTCTGGAAGTATCCGAGGCCTTCGCCCACGCTCACCGGCTTGGCATGGTTACCTTCCTGTGGGCCTATTTGCGCAATCCCGGCTTCAAGAAGGATGGCGTCGACTACCACGAAGCTGCCGACTTGACCGGCCAGGCGAATCATCTGGCGGCCACCATCGAGGCGGACATCGTCAAGCAGAAACAGGCCACCAACAACGGCGGCTTTACCGCCATCGGTTTCGGCAAGACTCACCCCAAGGTCTATTCCGCGTTGACTTCGGACCACCCCATCGACCTGGTGCGCTACCAGGTGGCCAATTGCTTCATGGGCCGCGCCGGCATGATCAATTCCGGTGGCGCGTCGGGCGAGAACGACCTGGCCCAGGCAGTGCGCACGGCCGTGATCAACAAGCGGGCCGGCGGCATGGGTCTGATTTCCGGCCGCAAGGCCTTCCAGCGGCCAATGGCGGAAGGCGTGCAACTGCTCAATGCGATTCAGGATGTGTATCTGTCACGCGATATTACCTTGGCCTGA
- a CDS encoding nitroreductase family protein, with protein sequence MSVIEAINGRSSVRVYTPGKLDQAKVNSLLAAAVRAPTAVHEESWVFVIVQDAEILKCLSVRAKALFIREAHSARLQAGSHVFDPLASPDFTSSTTPVRALLFVPTPRDPIFCRLPQTARWLRRI encoded by the coding sequence ATGAGTGTAATAGAAGCCATTAACGGGCGTAGTTCGGTGCGTGTCTATACACCCGGGAAGCTTGATCAGGCCAAGGTCAACAGTTTGTTAGCGGCAGCTGTCCGAGCGCCGACAGCAGTGCATGAGGAGTCATGGGTCTTCGTTATCGTGCAGGATGCGGAGATATTGAAGTGTCTCTCCGTTCGCGCCAAAGCGCTCTTTATTCGGGAGGCGCATAGCGCCAGGCTGCAGGCAGGAAGTCATGTGTTTGATCCCCTCGCCAGTCCGGATTTCACGTCTTCTACAACGCCAGTCCGCGCATTGTTGTTTGTGCCGACGCCACGGGACCCCATTTTTTGCCGATTGCCGCAGACGGCTCGCTGGCTGCGGAGAATCTGA
- a CDS encoding MarC family protein: MGELANWTEYSRFLLSLLAVLDPFMAIPIFLSICASRSDADRRRFAKVTSLTVFGVLIGAALTGEAVLRAMGTSLASFRIGGGLVLLLMAFAMLQAKPGDVRQTAEEADALDGTETLGVVPLAVPLLAGPGAISTVMIAVQQGGLFHDALVIAIIGTVCIVVWLMLRMAAPVGRLMGTAGLNVANRLLGLLLAAIAVESMAIGIKELFPVLAGG, encoded by the coding sequence ATGGGTGAATTGGCAAACTGGACTGAATACAGTCGTTTCCTGCTGTCTTTGTTGGCGGTTCTGGATCCTTTCATGGCAATACCGATCTTCCTCAGCATATGCGCGAGCCGCTCAGACGCTGATCGCCGCCGCTTCGCCAAGGTCACCAGTCTGACTGTTTTTGGAGTCCTGATAGGCGCTGCGCTCACTGGGGAAGCCGTGTTGCGCGCCATGGGCACGAGCCTCGCTTCCTTCCGCATTGGCGGCGGTCTGGTCCTCCTGCTAATGGCTTTTGCCATGCTTCAGGCTAAACCAGGGGACGTGCGCCAGACGGCGGAGGAGGCCGATGCACTCGATGGCACAGAAACGCTGGGAGTGGTACCCCTGGCAGTGCCGCTCCTGGCTGGGCCGGGGGCAATCAGCACAGTGATGATTGCCGTACAACAGGGCGGGCTGTTCCACGATGCCTTGGTGATTGCCATTATCGGGACAGTCTGCATCGTGGTCTGGCTGATGCTCCGCATGGCAGCGCCCGTCGGCCGTCTGATGGGGACGGCCGGACTCAATGTGGCCAACCGTCTGCTGGGGCTCTTGTTGGCAGCGATCGCGGTGGAATCGATGGCCATAGGCATCAAGGAACTGTTCCCGGTTCTGGCAGGTGGATAA
- a CDS encoding SAM-dependent methyltransferase, translating into MSFTTGFMPPVQGKSTHTAAAIRILKRLLRNFRSAAVLRLWNDATHHIGHSGHTAPAFTLIVRDPSVLRKLVLQRSALVLADAYFRGLLDFEGDLYSVLRLKEYFQTLVLPLRERSALLLDALRLPGKPLTAMPPASPAAALPNEDRFSHGHSRQSDRAAISFHYDVSNQFYKLWLDEQMVYSCAYFETPDDTLAQAQRNKLDHICRKLRLTPGERFLDIGCGWGALVCWAARHYGVQAYGITLSQRQYEHAQQRIAAEGLHDLVTVELRDYRDLQGEAAYDKVASVGMFEHVGLANLPAYIATVHRILRPGGLFLNHGITHDEEGWRQNVNTEFINRYVFPDGELDTVSNIQRGMELAGFEIHDVEGLRPHYALTLRHWVQRLEAAHDEALQHVSETAYRVWRLYMAACALEFEAGGTGIYQILASRRGAVTLPLPLTRRDLYDHAGRGPALH; encoded by the coding sequence ATGAGTTTCACAACAGGTTTTATGCCACCAGTACAGGGAAAGTCCACCCATACCGCTGCGGCGATACGCATCCTCAAACGCCTGCTGCGCAATTTTCGCAGTGCTGCTGTGCTGCGCCTGTGGAATGATGCGACCCACCACATTGGACACAGTGGACACACCGCGCCCGCTTTTACCTTGATCGTACGGGATCCCTCCGTGCTGCGCAAACTGGTGCTGCAACGCAGCGCGCTGGTACTCGCAGATGCTTATTTCCGTGGGCTTCTCGATTTTGAAGGCGACTTGTATTCGGTACTGCGCCTGAAAGAATACTTCCAGACGCTGGTTCTTCCTCTACGCGAGCGCAGCGCTTTGTTGCTTGACGCCCTGCGGCTGCCGGGAAAGCCTCTGACGGCAATGCCGCCTGCATCTCCTGCCGCCGCCTTGCCCAATGAAGACAGGTTTTCCCACGGTCATTCCAGGCAAAGCGACCGCGCCGCCATCTCGTTCCACTACGATGTATCCAACCAGTTTTACAAATTGTGGCTGGATGAGCAAATGGTGTATTCGTGCGCCTACTTCGAGACACCCGACGACACACTGGCGCAGGCGCAACGCAACAAGCTCGATCACATCTGCCGCAAATTGCGTCTCACGCCGGGTGAGCGTTTCCTCGATATCGGCTGTGGCTGGGGTGCGCTGGTGTGCTGGGCGGCGCGGCATTATGGTGTCCAGGCCTATGGCATCACGCTCAGCCAGCGGCAATACGAACATGCGCAACAGCGTATTGCCGCCGAAGGGTTGCATGATCTTGTTACCGTGGAACTGCGCGACTATCGCGATCTGCAAGGTGAGGCGGCGTACGATAAAGTTGCCAGTGTCGGCATGTTCGAGCATGTCGGCCTGGCGAACCTTCCCGCTTATATCGCCACCGTTCACCGGATATTGCGGCCGGGCGGTTTGTTTTTGAACCACGGCATTACCCACGATGAAGAGGGCTGGCGGCAAAATGTCAATACGGAATTCATCAACCGCTATGTGTTTCCTGACGGCGAGCTGGATACGGTGAGCAATATTCAGCGCGGCATGGAGCTCGCCGGTTTTGAGATTCACGATGTTGAGGGCTTGCGACCACACTACGCATTGACCCTCAGGCACTGGGTGCAACGGCTGGAAGCGGCTCACGATGAGGCCTTGCAGCATGTCAGCGAAACGGCCTATCGTGTCTGGCGGCTCTACATGGCGGCCTGTGCACTGGAATTCGAGGCCGGGGGTACGGGGATTTATCAGATTCTGGCATCGCGGCGCGGCGCGGTGACGCTTCCCTTGCCGCTGACACGGCGCGACCTGTATGACCACGCTGGTCGGGGGCCTGCCCTCCACTGA
- the glgB gene encoding 1,4-alpha-glucan branching protein GlgB, which yields MTSPSCAALLAAREYDPFTVLGLQVEGTVWCLRVFRPAAESVAVADADGEWLPLDRIAGTDLFEWRGAISLPRPWRLHIDGVVQYDAYAFPPQPPTADLFLFNAGRLQQAWRMLGANPATRDGVTGICFRVWAPNAERVSVIGDFNRWDGRIHPMASLGSSGVWELFLPGLAEGMLYRFEIRVRGSGALRIKSDPYARAFEYRPATACRVDPATAHVWGDADWLAARAARDWLHAPMNVYEMHAGSWMRHLPDGRFYSYRELASRLVPYMQEMGFTHVEFMPLMEHPLDESWGYQCTGFFAPTSRFGSADDLRFLIDALHQANIGVILDWVPGHFPADDWALAHFDGTSLYEHEDPRQKVHPDWGTHVFNYGRNEVRSFLLSSAHYWLSEFHVDGLRVDAVASMIYLDYSRQPGEWTPNVHGGHENLAAIAFLRELNEMVHGQFAGALTIAEESTAWPMVSRPTWLGGLGFSMKWNMGWMNDTLDYLRHDPVHRRFHHERLTFGQLYAYSENFVLPLSHDEVVHGKRSLLGKMPGDEWQRFANLRLLLAYQMMAPGKKLLFMGAELGQPWEWRTGEELPWHLLQYPLHAGVQRLARDLNHLYLKAPALHELDFSSEGFQWIDCHDADQSVVSWLRRARDGSYAIVVVNFTPVPRYGYRLGVPQAIDYVERTNSDSALYGGSDLGNGGRVRADQRPWMAQPASLELVLPPLAVLVLMPA from the coding sequence ATGACCTCTCCCTCTTGTGCCGCATTACTGGCGGCACGTGAATATGATCCTTTTACTGTGCTCGGCCTGCAGGTCGAGGGGACGGTGTGGTGCCTGCGTGTCTTCCGTCCGGCTGCGGAATCTGTCGCAGTGGCAGATGCCGATGGTGAATGGCTTCCGCTTGACCGCATCGCCGGTACCGATTTATTCGAGTGGCGCGGTGCCATCTCTTTGCCACGGCCATGGCGTCTGCACATCGACGGTGTGGTGCAGTATGACGCCTACGCCTTCCCGCCGCAGCCACCGACGGCTGATCTTTTTCTGTTCAATGCAGGCCGTCTGCAACAGGCCTGGCGTATGCTCGGCGCCAATCCAGCTACGCGCGACGGCGTGACTGGTATCTGCTTCCGCGTCTGGGCGCCGAATGCCGAGCGAGTTTCCGTCATCGGCGATTTCAATCGCTGGGATGGACGGATCCATCCGATGGCCTCGCTGGGTAGCTCCGGTGTTTGGGAGTTGTTCCTTCCCGGGCTGGCCGAAGGCATGCTCTACCGCTTTGAAATCCGTGTGCGCGGCAGCGGTGCACTGCGTATCAAATCCGATCCCTACGCCCGCGCCTTTGAATATCGACCGGCTACTGCCTGTCGTGTCGATCCGGCTACGGCGCACGTCTGGGGCGATGCTGACTGGCTTGCTGCGCGTGCGGCGCGCGACTGGCTGCACGCGCCGATGAATGTGTATGAGATGCATGCCGGGAGCTGGATGCGGCATCTCCCTGATGGCCGTTTCTACAGCTATCGTGAACTGGCAAGCCGTCTGGTTCCCTATATGCAGGAGATGGGCTTCACGCATGTCGAATTCATGCCGCTGATGGAGCATCCTCTCGATGAATCCTGGGGCTATCAATGCACCGGCTTTTTCGCACCGACTTCGCGTTTCGGTAGCGCCGACGATCTGCGTTTTCTCATCGACGCCCTGCATCAGGCGAATATTGGCGTGATTCTCGACTGGGTGCCCGGCCATTTCCCGGCGGATGACTGGGCGCTCGCTCATTTCGACGGCACTTCGCTCTACGAGCACGAAGACCCGCGCCAGAAAGTGCATCCCGATTGGGGCACCCACGTCTTCAACTATGGCCGCAACGAGGTCAGGAGCTTCCTGCTTTCTTCGGCGCATTACTGGTTGTCCGAGTTTCATGTCGATGGCTTGCGCGTGGATGCCGTGGCCTCGATGATCTACCTCGACTACTCGCGCCAGCCCGGCGAGTGGACACCGAATGTTCATGGCGGGCACGAAAATCTCGCAGCCATCGCCTTTTTGCGTGAGCTGAATGAAATGGTGCATGGCCAGTTCGCTGGTGCGCTGACTATCGCCGAGGAATCCACTGCCTGGCCCATGGTGTCGCGCCCGACCTGGCTGGGTGGCCTGGGCTTCTCGATGAAATGGAACATGGGCTGGATGAACGACACACTGGACTACCTGCGCCACGATCCCGTGCATCGGCGCTTTCACCACGAACGGCTGACCTTTGGCCAGCTTTATGCCTACAGCGAAAATTTTGTCCTGCCGCTGTCGCATGATGAAGTAGTGCACGGCAAGCGTTCGTTGCTGGGGAAAATGCCGGGCGATGAATGGCAGCGTTTCGCCAATCTGCGCCTGCTGCTGGCCTATCAGATGATGGCACCGGGCAAGAAGCTGTTATTCATGGGTGCGGAACTCGGCCAGCCGTGGGAATGGCGCACCGGTGAAGAGCTGCCATGGCATCTGCTGCAATATCCTTTGCATGCCGGTGTGCAGCGTTTGGCGCGTGACCTCAATCATCTTTATCTGAAGGCGCCAGCCCTGCATGAGCTGGACTTCTCCAGCGAGGGTTTTCAGTGGATCGACTGCCACGATGCCGACCAGTCGGTGGTCAGCTGGCTGCGCCGCGCACGCGACGGCAGTTATGCCATTGTAGTAGTCAACTTCACGCCGGTACCGCGCTATGGCTACCGGCTGGGCGTGCCGCAAGCCATCGATTACGTTGAACGGACGAACAGCGATTCCGCGCTTTATGGCGGCAGCGATCTGGGCAACGGCGGTCGCGTGCGCGCCGACCAGCGGCCCTGGATGGCACAGCCCGCATCATTAGAGCTGGTTTTGCCGCCGCTGGCGGTACTGGTGCTGATGCCTGCCTGA